One Podarcis muralis chromosome 1, rPodMur119.hap1.1, whole genome shotgun sequence genomic window carries:
- the SLIRP gene encoding SRA stem-loop-interacting RNA-binding protein, mitochondrial, with protein MAAAGPSRRLFEVFVARVPWTAGPNEVKQYFAQFGSVRKCLLPFDKETGFHKGFGWVGFSTEEGLKNTLQKDTHILEGAKLDVKRQKSKGYFSNRRTADIS; from the exons ATGGCGGCGGCAGGTCCTTCCCGGCGGCTCTTCGAGGTCTTCGTTGCCCGCGTGCCTTGGACGGCGGGGCCAA ATGAAGTAAAACAATATTTTGCTCAGTTTGGCTCTGTGAGAAAATGCCTGCTGCCATTT GATAAAGAAACGGGATTCCACAAAGGTTTTGGCTGGGTTGGATTTTCTACAGAAGAAGGTCTTAAAAATACTTTGCAGAAAGACACTCATATTCTAGAAGGAGCTAAG CTTGATGTGAAACGTCAGAAAAGCAAAGGCTACTTTTCAAACAGAAGAACTGCTGACATCAGTTAA
- the SNW1 gene encoding SNW domain-containing protein 1, whose protein sequence is MALTSFLPAPTQLSQDQLELEERARSQRVRQTALVSSRREPPPYGYRKGWIPRMLEDFGDGGAFPEIHVAQYPLDMGRKKKMSNALAVQVDAEGKIKYDAIARQGQSKDKVIYSKYTDLVPKEVMNVDDPDLQRPDEEAVRELTEKTRAALEKSVSQKIAAAMPVRAADKLAPAQYIRYTPSQQGVAFNSGAKQRVIRMVEMQKDPMEPPRFKINKKIPRGPPSPPAPVMHSPSRKMTVKEQQEWKIPPCISNWKNAKGYTIPLDKRLAADGRGLQTVHINENFAKLAEALYIADRKAREAVEMRAQVERKMAQKEKEKHEEKLREMAQKARERRAGIKTHVEKEDGEARERDEIRHDRRKERQHDRNLSRAAPDKRSKLQRNENRDISEVIALGVPNPRTSSEIQYDQRLFNQSKGMDSGFAGGEDEIYNVYDQPWRSGKDMAQNIYRPSKNVDKDVYGDDLEARIKTTNRFVPDKEFSGSDRRQRGREGPVQFEEDPFGLDKFLEEAKQHGGSKRPDSSRPKEHEHEGKKRRKE, encoded by the exons atggcgctgaccag TTTTTTACCAGCACCAACTCAGCTATCTCAAGACCAGCTGGAATTAGAAGAGAGGGCAAGATCTCAAAGGGTGAGACAGACTGCATTGGTGTCATCACGAAGGGAGCCACCCCCTTACGGTTATCGGAAAGGATGGATACCACGAATGTTGGAG GATTTTGGAGATGGAGGTGCTTTCCCAGAAATTCATGTTGCCCAATATCCTCTGGATATGGGCCGAAAAAAGAAAATGTCCAATGCATTAGCTGTTCAAGTGGAtgcagaaggaaaaataaaatatgatgcTATAGCTCGGCAGGGACAGTCAAAAGACAAG GTCATTTACAGCAAATACACAGACCTGGTTCCAAAGGAAGTTATGAATGTGGATGACCCTGATctgcaaagacctgatgaagaagCTGTCAGAGAG CTTACAGAAAAGACTCGAGCAGCACTGGAAAAGTCTGTCTCCCAGAAAATTGCAGCAGCCATGCCAGTCCGAGCAGCTGATAAACTAGCTCCAGCTCAATACATTCG ATACACACCATCACAGCAAGGTGTGGCCTTCAACTCTGGTGCAAAACAGAGAGTTATTAGAATGGTGGAGATGCAAAAAGACCCCATGGAGCCACCAAGATTCAA GATTAACAAGAAAATTCCTCGTGGGCCACCATCACCTCCAGCTCCTGTAATGCACTCTCCCAGCAGAAAG ATGACCGTGAAGGAGCAACAAGAATGGAAAATTCCTCCTTGCATTTCAAACTGGAAAAATGCTAAG GGTTACACCATTCCATTAGACAAGCGCCTGGCTGCGGATGGCAGAGGACTGCAGACTGTCCACATTAATGAAAACTTTGCCAAGTTGGCTGAGGCTCTCTACATTGCTGACAGGAAG GCTCGTGAGGCTGTGGAGATGCGAGCCCAGGTGGAGCGGAAGATGGcccagaaggaaaaagagaagcaTGAGGAGAAACTCCGGGAAATGGCCCAGAAGGCCAGGGAGCGAAGGGCAGGGATCAAAACCCATGTGGAGAAAG AGGATGGGGAAGCTAGAGAACGTGATGAAATCAGACATGACAGACGAAAAGAGAGACAGCACGACCGGAATCTTTCCAGAGCAGCCCCTGACAAAAG GTCGAAGTTGCAAAGGAATGAGAACAGAGATATTAGTGAAGTCATTGCCTTGGGTGTTCCTAACCCTCGGACATCCAGTGAGATCCAGTATGACCAAAGGCTCTTCAACCAGAGTAAG GGTATGGACAGTGGCTTTGCTGGAGGAGAAGATGAAATTTACAATGTCTATGACCAGCCCTGGAGAAGTGGTAAAGACATGGCCCAGAACATCTACAGACCTAGTAAAAATGTGGATAAGGACGTGTATGGTGATGATTTGGAGGCACGAATAAAAACTACTAACAG GTTTGTTCCTGATAAGGAATTTTCTGGCTCAGACCGCAGGCAAAGAGGTCGAGAAGGACCAGTTCAGTTTGAGGAGGATCCTTTCGGTctagacaaattcttggaggaagCCAAACAGCATGGGGGCTCAAAAAGGCCTGATAGTAGCCGTCCTAAAGAACATGAGCATGAAGGcaagaagagaaggaaagagTAA